A genomic window from Haliaeetus albicilla chromosome 10, bHalAlb1.1, whole genome shotgun sequence includes:
- the CRYBB2 gene encoding beta-crystallin B2 isoform X2, giving the protein MASEHQMPASKQQQASSKIAIFEQENFQGRCHELSGACPNLKEAGVDKVGSILVHSGPWVGYEQASCKGEQFVFEKGEYPRWDSWTNSRRSDSITSLRPIKVDSQEHKIVLYENPSFTGKKIEIIDDDVPSFHAHGYQEKVSSVRVQSGTWVGYQYPGYRGYQYLFEKGDYKDSSDFGAQHPQIQSVRRIRDMQWHQRGAYHPTN; this is encoded by the exons ATGGCTTCCGAGCACCAAATGCCAGCCTCCAAGCAGCAGCAAGCCAGCTCCAAG ATTGCCATCTTTGAGCAGGAGAACTTCCAGGGTCGCTGCCATGAGCTCAGCGGTGCCTGCCCCAACCTGAAGGAAGCCGGCGTGGACAAAGTGGGCTCCATCCTCGTGCACTCCGGACC CTGGGTGGGCTACGAGCAGGCAAGCTGCAAAGGGGAGCAGTTTGTGTTTGAGAAGGGGGAGTACCCCCGCTGGGACTCCTGGACCAACAGCCGGAGAAGCGACAGCATCACTTCCCTGAGACCCATCAAAGTG GACAGCCAGGAGCACAAGATCGTGCTGTACGAAAACCCCAGCTTCACCGGCAAGAAGATCGAAATCATAGACGACGATGTGCCCAGCTTCCATGCACACGGCTACCAGGAGAAGGTCTCATCTGTGCGGGTGCAGAGTGGCAC GTGGGTGGGATACCAGTACCCTGGCTACAGGGGCTACCAGTACCTGTTTGAAAAGGGGGACTACAAGGACAGCTCAGATTTCGGCGctcagcacccccagatccAGTCGGTTAGGCGCATCCGGGACATGCAGTGGCACCAGCGTGGCGCCTACCACCCCACCAACTAG
- the CRYBB2 gene encoding beta-crystallin B2 isoform X1, protein MASEHQMPASKQQQASSKIAIFEQENFQGRCHELSGACPNLKEAGVDKVGSILVHSGPWVGYEQASCKGEQFVFEKGEYPRWDSWTNSRRSDSITSLRPIKVVRAPRQPLPTRQTKDSQEHKIVLYENPSFTGKKIEIIDDDVPSFHAHGYQEKVSSVRVQSGTWVGYQYPGYRGYQYLFEKGDYKDSSDFGAQHPQIQSVRRIRDMQWHQRGAYHPTN, encoded by the exons ATGGCTTCCGAGCACCAAATGCCAGCCTCCAAGCAGCAGCAAGCCAGCTCCAAG ATTGCCATCTTTGAGCAGGAGAACTTCCAGGGTCGCTGCCATGAGCTCAGCGGTGCCTGCCCCAACCTGAAGGAAGCCGGCGTGGACAAAGTGGGCTCCATCCTCGTGCACTCCGGACC CTGGGTGGGCTACGAGCAGGCAAGCTGCAAAGGGGAGCAGTTTGTGTTTGAGAAGGGGGAGTACCCCCGCTGGGACTCCTGGACCAACAGCCGGAGAAGCGACAGCATCACTTCCCTGAGACCCATCAAAGTGGTGAGAGCACCCAGACAGCCACTACCCACCCGCCAGACCAAG GACAGCCAGGAGCACAAGATCGTGCTGTACGAAAACCCCAGCTTCACCGGCAAGAAGATCGAAATCATAGACGACGATGTGCCCAGCTTCCATGCACACGGCTACCAGGAGAAGGTCTCATCTGTGCGGGTGCAGAGTGGCAC GTGGGTGGGATACCAGTACCCTGGCTACAGGGGCTACCAGTACCTGTTTGAAAAGGGGGACTACAAGGACAGCTCAGATTTCGGCGctcagcacccccagatccAGTCGGTTAGGCGCATCCGGGACATGCAGTGGCACCAGCGTGGCGCCTACCACCCCACCAACTAG
- the CRYBB3 gene encoding beta-crystallin B3, which produces MTEQQSPPEQMATGEGAGERGGNYKITIYELENFQGKKCELTEELPNITERELEKVGSIQVESGPWLGFERQAFAGEQFVLEKGDYPRWDSWSNSHNSDSLMSIRPLQIDSPDHKIHLFENAGYTGRKMEIVDDDVPSLWAHGFQDRVASVRALNGTWVGYEYPGYRGRQHVFEKGEYRHWNEWDANQPLIQSVRRVRDQQWHQRGCFENS; this is translated from the exons ATGACTGAGCAGCAAAGTCCCCCCGAGCAGATGGCGACTGGGGAGGGTGCTGGCGAGCGAGGTGGCAATTACAAG ATCACGATCTACGAGCTGGAGAATTTCCAGGGGAAGAAGTGTGAGCTGACGGAGGAGCTCCCTAACATCACTGAGAGAGAGCTGGAGAAGGTGGGCTCCATCCAGGTGGAGTCTGGCCC GTGGCTGGGCTTCGAGCGGCAAGCCTTTGCCGGCGAGCAGTTTGTGCTGGAGAAGGGCGACTACCCACGCTGGGACTCCTGGTCCAACAGCCACAACAGCGACAGCCTGATGTCCATCCGTCCCCTCCAGATC GACAGCCCTGACCACAAGATCCACCTCTTTGAGAACGCGGGCTACACCGGGCGGAAGATGGAGATCGTGGATGATGATGTCCCCAGCCTCTGGGCCCACGGCTTCCAGGACCGCGTGGCCAGCGTCAGGGCCCTGAATGGAAC GTGGGTGGGCTACGAGTACCCGGGGTACCGGGGCCGCCAGCACGTCTTCGAGAAAGGCGAGTACCGCCACTGGAACGAGTGGGACGCCAACCAGCCCCTCATCCAGTCCGTGCGCCGTGTGCGGGACCAGCAGTGGCACCAGCGGGGCTGCTTCGAGAACAGCTGA